Part of the Tolypothrix sp. PCC 7910 genome, GGTAGCGCATCATTTAGCTTTAAATCTCGCTTAGTTATTTGGCGTGTCCCAGAAACTGCTACGGCTGATTTTTTTAAACCTAACTGGCTGGGAATCTCCCTTTCTAACGCCGCTTGAGAAACAAAAGTTAATGATGTGGCGTGACGCGCACCTGCAAAGCTACCAAACATCGGTCGCATGTGTACTGGTTGCGGTGTGGGAATGCTGGCGTTAGCGTCGCCCATTTGCGACCATGCAATCATTCCGCCTTTAATGACTATTTCTGGCTTCACGCCAAAAAACGCCGGTCGCCACAAACACAAATCTGCAAGTTTCCCCTCTTCCACTGACCCGACATACTGGGCGATTCCGTGGGTAATGGCTGGATTAATAGTGTATTTGGCAACATATCTTTTCGCTCGAAAATTATCTGCCCTTTGCTCATCTCCTTGTGGATTAAGGATTCCCCGTTGCACCTTCATTTTATGAGATGTCTGCCAGGTGCGAATTATTACTTCCCCTACTCGTCCCATCGCTTGGGAGTCGGAGGAAATCATGCTAAACGCACCTAAATCGTGCAAAATATCTTCGGCGGCGATGGTTTCCCGGCGAATACGAGACTCAGCAAAGGCGACATCTTCCGCGATCGCCGGATCGAGATGATGACATACCATCAACATATCCAGGTGTTCGTCTAAAGTGTTGAGGGTGTAGGGGCGTGTGGGGTTGGTGGAAGATGGGAGAACATTCGCCTCGCCACAAACTTTGATAATATCTGGTGCGTGTCCACCGCCTGCGCCTTCAGTATGGTAGGTGTGGATAGCACGATTTTTAAAAGCTGCGATCGTATCTTCGACAAATCCGGCTTCATTGAGGGTGTCGGTGTGAATTGCCACTTGTACATCATACTCATCGGCAACGCTAAGACAAGTGTCAATGGTTGCGGGTGTGGTTCCCCAGTCTTCATGCAGCTTTAAGCCCATTGCACCGGCTTGTACTTGTTCCACAAGTCCTTGGGGTTGGCTGGCGTTACCTTTACCCAAAAATCCTAAATTCACAGGAAACGCATCAGCAGCTTGCAACATCCGGTACATATTCCAAGGCCCTGGGGTGCAGGTGGTGGCGTTTGTCCCTGTAGCGGGGCCTGTACCACCGCCAATCATCGTGGTAATTCCGGATGCGATCGCAACTTCTATCTGCTGCGGACAAATAAAATGAATATGGCTATCAATACCTCCAGCCGTGAGAATCATCCCTTCCCCGGCTAAAGCTTCAGTTCCCGGGCCGATAATAATATCGACATTATTTTGAATATAAGGATTTCCCGCTTTACCAATT contains:
- the ureC gene encoding urease subunit alpha: MSYRMDRRAYAETYGPTVGDRVRLADTELFIEVEQDFTTYGDEVKFGGGKVIRDGMGQSPISNADGAVDLVITNALILDWWGVVKADIGIKNGKIFKIGKAGNPYIQNNVDIIIGPGTEALAGEGMILTAGGIDSHIHFICPQQIEVAIASGITTMIGGGTGPATGTNATTCTPGPWNMYRMLQAADAFPVNLGFLGKGNASQPQGLVEQVQAGAMGLKLHEDWGTTPATIDTCLSVADEYDVQVAIHTDTLNEAGFVEDTIAAFKNRAIHTYHTEGAGGGHAPDIIKVCGEANVLPSSTNPTRPYTLNTLDEHLDMLMVCHHLDPAIAEDVAFAESRIRRETIAAEDILHDLGAFSMISSDSQAMGRVGEVIIRTWQTSHKMKVQRGILNPQGDEQRADNFRAKRYVAKYTINPAITHGIAQYVGSVEEGKLADLCLWRPAFFGVKPEIVIKGGMIAWSQMGDANASIPTPQPVHMRPMFGSFAGARHATSLTFVSQAALEREIPSQLGLKKSAVAVSGTRQITKRDLKLNDALPHIEVDPETYEVRADGELLICEPATILPMAQRYFLF